Below is a window of Leguminivora glycinivorella isolate SPB_JAAS2020 chromosome 11, LegGlyc_1.1, whole genome shotgun sequence DNA.
aactaactttatcggcttgatagctttagtaaatgtttataaataaggggattcatattttatatttctttacagGGATCCGAGAACGCAAATATTATAGTAAAAATTGAACCTTACTCTATAATAAATCAGCATATTGTGCCAGACGTCGAACCGATAAATAAAACAGAACCCACACTAAGACAGAGCCGAAAGAGAAGACTCCACAGACCATTGGATAGACCACGCACTTCAGAACCAGCAAGAAAATTTGTCACtaagaataaaaataatgactctTGGGATGTCGCCTACGGGAAATCAATTGGACACCAAGTGAAGGATCTAAGTGGAGACCAGTTAGTGGTCTGCCAGAAGCTTATTTCTGACTGTATATTTCTTGCTAAACTTAATAAATTGAACGAGCATTCACAAGTAGTTACTCCTGATGTGGAACCTCAATTTGTGGGACATAGTTTTGAGATcaatgaataaatatttataatattggagACAAACAATTTCTTGGGTTTGTCTTGTTAAGCTATTTTGTAAGTTTTAGTCGACTTTGTGATGAGGATACTTATTTGAGTTAAAAGTGCAGTTACTTGCACAGTACttatgattttaaaaataaaactattgtgtacctttatattgttttattgaCACAAGAAAAACTATGACCTTGATCTTGATCTTGGCTGATTTTTATCAACTTTTTGCATTTCTTATGGAAAGATTTATTTACTTCATAACAAAGCACATCAGCTAGTCGAGATTTTATTTGAAACCACGATACACAAATAAATTGTCAAAGTATGGagtataaatagttatttgtttcacaagggggcaaagtaacctgagcaagcgaaagattccaatattgaattcaaaagtggaatcttgagcgttgcgacggtatcaaggcacgaaggttaaacaaactttaccaccgagtgaaacacaaaattttcaccacaccaacacgaacaaaatactggctatgaaacatgaaactaaatcaattccatttatgattcaaaatcatcatttataggtaaaatctagcaaccagattaagacatcgagttaaaatttgtatgaaattaccttgtggataaaatgcaattttgctgtctgttttcgaatagcaaagaaagcctttaccagctGGTGTGGTGAACATAAAATTATCTTCTTCAACCTATTAGTTGTTGTCCCGGCCTCGCGCCCGGGTCCACTTTCCTGATCAGTCTTCttcagtttaaaataaaattatgttaaaggtaattagttaattactattttttataaaattttacataactctaaaaattataatgtatgtTTTCCCAAAAATGCCGGCGAACGCATAAAGCGATAACCAACAACAGCTGTCAGTCCACACCTTTtaaatttttacacaatttttacGGCTATTATAAAAAGTATAGCCAAATGGCATAAATATTAGTGGGGAGTGTAATCGGTAACCACCTGCCTGCAGTTGCCGTTATTTTAGTTTGGATAGAAATGGTAggtataattaaatataataaaattgggCACGGTTAAgctaaattaattattaactcTTTGgtacttttactaaactaaaaAGGGAATATTTATATTAGGTAAGGTTAATAATATACGAAACCCTATACCTTAATTAATAACGAAAGCTAGTGTTAGACCAAGCTAACTTAGCAGCGCTTCAGATAGTCAGTTCAAGTGTtacttttaaacgtcaaacttctgTGAAATTGTTACTTTGAGTCCCTTTTTTTCTTATATTGGTGGAACTATGAAACTCGCTGAAAACTGAAACTGTATGAATCATATCTTGAAAGTTCTTGCACCAAGATGTTTGTTACAAAAGGTAATTTAATAAGGTACCAGGCAGGTAATTTAAtaaggccatctgtactgaaaaacgtcgtacgatatacgtgcgaaaaggaaatttgtaactcgtgtcgatttaaaacactcccttcggtggtgttttaatttatcgccattcgtttcgagcttccttttttacgcacttgtatcgtaatgtactattatggaACTAGCAACTAACCACACACACCGTTTACGACTTCCACTCATTGACACTAAACTTTACGTTTCCTGCGCTGTGTAAACACAAACAGTATCAAAGGAGTCGAAGGTGGTCTATgattatttgatttatttggtCTGTAGAACAGTCTTATGAAAACTGTTTGAATATCTtaactacaattttttttttcttagtatggatagatagacgtttgaccacgatcacacctgaataaaattgtaaaaccCCCGACCAATTGGGCCGATTTtcttgaaacatggctaagaacagtcccaactaattcagatttcaaacaaaaaaatactaagGTGCACTAGGGTAATTCTGAtaggggtgcgccaaagttcatataaaattggtatggccatttctcaaaattttggcaccgacaggtgaaagatttgcttttttttaaatgtcgcattaaaaaaaaaaaattatagggatcgtttgaatgcgtctcaaacatttcaaaaatgtcaaaggcaccgatatcaattaattattttagaagttataATCGATCAAAATTCAGGTGAACGACATCATGATCAGGTGAAGGATAAATAAACACAGGTTATCGACAACAGCAGCAGGTTAACGACAAATtagtacaaatttgtatgacacatttgacaagttaacgacaagcgtcgctaacctgcgtccgtagtcgatcacctgtagtttggtggtcattcacctgatatggacgtcattcacctgcccatcagcattataatagtttttaaccgccgcccaaatctcaaggaagggggtcattaatattttatacccaacctttaaataaaattataatataatagctactctgaagtataatgaagtgacttCACTTCAAGCAATCACTTGCTTACTTACACGGTATTTAGACTatataattagtataattaatatttcattttttaaagggggcaaaaaacaaatgaaaaaattaaaatatgtaaataaatcaaagaagaattacttttaattataaaaatataaggatactcattattattattatcataatactcatattctagattatgttttaatactcattatcattacttattgatccgattgatcgcccctcgtaatggttcatctggcttatgacaagtgattgacgtgtcggtttcctgtcactgagtcgttcacctggctttatcgcacaggtgaaggacacacaccacaaaaaagcaacaatcctttgagaaatgcagcctaaaccgatataacagtaatacttttctcatttaacgcacaaaacaaatattgaaggtgtaaaaaagtattattacgattggtaaatttatcattattgtcatcaccctgtcccaaaatgtcgttcacttgcctattttagccaggtgaacgatgcacaggtgaccgacaaaatgccagttgtttcgccaaaactcaaaaagtatttgccaAACGAACTTAATATTTAGGTGCCTAAAAATAAGCaacaaaatacgaaacatatgttacagttaatgcattatctcaaacaataaccagtttatgattgacagaataacgactacttacccgttacaaactcccgtttgaggtaattaaaaatttctattttctaatcaaGGCGTAGTGAGCACGTGCCGTTGCTTGCAGGTGATGGCCAATACTGACGGCTTCGATTCATGCGGGGTGGGGCGGCAGAGGTGGAGTAGGGATCGCACAGTGCTTGCGAGTTTGTCTCGACAGGTCAACGACAAAAACGGCCGTGGACaaactttaaagccaaataacttggaacataagtgtaatattattatcagatactctagttttaaaagttaaggatatatgcaaataaaatacagcaataaaggtaagtaaagttaataatttgtgtacttttaacaactcgaaacatgagtactccgcgttgggacacggaaggtgaacgacaaaactttgttacaattattatttatttcattaatataaaataaatcgatttcatagcatcaggcctctatgtaaaaactgtcttttaatatgtattgataatttatttatgaaaatattgtatactaaaaaaaaagttctaacataaacgtactgacaggtgggggtggcaaaattttgagaaatgaccgtatatagattattggtagtccgaaaatgtttctcatacaattttacattataacgatcattatttataacaattttatgttcataactatcgtaacttcgaatgacttatgttcataatgtcattcatcataaatacattttattctaatgttaatgtttatatacttattgatcataacgattgcgagtaatataatttatcgttatatgattgttaacagaacagaaatcacatgtgacagtccagttaggtgcgacgacgagcgtagcgaggaggagcgtgttaggttgaccgtgagcaaaccagaaacgactttttaatgtaaattgtatgtcACTGTAAAAACTCCAGGCGCgtttctataaatggcacaagtttttcatagaacttccccaaaacttttaaaataattttatgataaatcattttcttaaacacaaaattatgaatgttattaaatatttgtatagaatttatgattaaaatttttcggctaaatgattattatgaacagtgatagtagtactattgataataatgaaataaaattatgataagtaaaattatgagaaatgatcattcggagcacaaatcggtataaacaataattttataacaaataattttatatgagccaatatggacccttCTGatagtcgtctaatttcgaaagtcgcattaagggtccccccacatctagcgtctcgcgagcgtcgcgtcgggccaactgtatgggcaaagcctgacgccgcgtcgacgtcgcgtcgccgcgacgtctttttccatacagttggcccgacgcgacgctcgcgagacgctagatgtggggggaccctaaaatcaccattatttacatcaaatcaagattcccctttcggaatcaccagagcatttctgtcattaggaattaccctaatgcaccttacatcaatctaaatcggttcatccgttttttgcgtcaggggtaaAAACGAGGTTTCTTTATTGAAGAAAAAAGCTGAAGAAGTTGTCTGAGTAATCACACAGTGTTGCCTGTCCTTAGGGGAGATAAAGATGGACTGCAACTTGTATGGAAACTATATGCCAACTTGAATGACAGCGTGCATTTTGGTTAAACAGGGTGATATAAAAAGGATCGttgaaactttgcatagtgactttttgATAATgcacaacttttattatgggaccaatgctgaaatcgcgaataAAATTTCGACTGCTCCATAGAAATGAGCcgtatcatgacagtcgaaacgTATGAAAGAgtcaattttttttgcgatttcagcattagtcccataataaatcttgttcgttatgacctcaaaagacactatgcaaagttagaacggtcctttttatttcaccgtgtattaTAAGTCGTCTCTCGTCTGTATATATAGGTAGATAAGTAGAAGTAAGATATATTATGGTATTTTCTTTTGGTAGGTTTAAAGCCGTATGAAAGGTATACGACCTGATACTACTGATGACAATTCATTAAACAGTGTTAAgtaggcattttcagaatttggaatCCCCCAATTAACGTAAGTTGCTAACacaaattaactcactgtcagttttgtgacgataattaagcacgaaatttcaataaaaatattgtttttgtgctaattacataaactttaagcgataatctacattcaaaatgtgaaaaaagtaaatttgtagacagattttatgcttaattgtcgtcacaaaactgactgttaatttttgttaacgatttttgctaattggggggtcccaaattctgaaaatgccctagtAGCTGTGACCGGCACGATAATAATGTACGTACTAATACTAAGTATgtactaacgccgtggcttgcgtgggcgacggtcgcgcgatggtcgcgcgacggcgatgcgacgcatacgaaatcaaaccttatcgatatggaagtatgagacgcgacggcgacggtcgcgcgaccgtcgcccacgcaagacacggcgtaagtataatattttctgGTTACTTGTCATCAAAAAACGTACCTTGTAAAATATTCCACCCCTTTTCagttaaatacctaaatattcaAAACCTTTTGTAAGCATATTAAAAAACAATCTAAACATGCTTACCTATTATCAAAAGCTACCCATTAGGTGCTCAACTCCCGAGGCCAACCGTGAGCACCGAAACTATCtgcatctctgtcactcttgcTTCTAAAGATAGAGACGGACAACGAAATTCCGATTGTTTTTCCAAAGGGGAAATTGCATTATTAACGCCCTACGTATTCGTTCTAAAATCAACATCAGTTGAAATCATAGCAAACGCTTCAAAAACAAAGGGATGTGTTTAACTGTGTTTTAAAAAAGGTTATAAGTACCGTATAAGTTATGCTGGTTACGGCTTTTATGGAATGGGTATACAATTATTACAAACAAGTAACCCTTTGGTAATTTCCTAACACAAGTGGATCCTTAATTCTATCTTTATTTCAGGACTTTCATAATGTAAAGTATTttataaagtaggtacctatttgcgAAATGAGCAGGAAAACCTTTTGTCAGTTTCtagatatgtaggtacatacatatacctattcataataaatatgcaaaatttcaaccacacaataggtattagtaagtatgtacttagtttaagtattataattatataattgatATGCTTGAAACATTTGTATGAACCACGATCCGAGCAGTTCTGTACAAAAAGTTTGtatacatagccacgtcagccaATTTTAATTGGTCAATCCTATTTTGtaaccaacatttagtaatataagtcgactttcgtaagatatatagaGGATAATTgctataattaagaaaattcgCCATTActtaaaacttactaaaatttcaattcatcaaaaaaatcttggtaacaaaataggaataataaaaaccaatttaactttttccttaatttttgtacaaactttttgagaactggtgATCTAAAGTACTATAACTCTAAATTCGACATCTTTTACTGCTTTTTTGGTGTGTTAGAGCAATCAATTATAACACCAGCGGACGTCCAGTTGGGTATGTTGAGTTGAATAGGGCGCGGGTTCAAATTGATTGGACCTTttcacttttttagggttcgtGGGTTCGTGAGCTTCGTAATGGAAACTATTCACTGGTTTTTAAAGCTTTTGGGTTAAGcatattagtttttttaacccctgacgcaaaaacgacggggtgttataagtttgacgtgtctgtctgtctgtttgtctgtctgtctgtgtgtgtgtgtgtctgtctgtggcatactATCTCCCCAGCGGATGaagcgatttagatttttttttgtctgaaagctgagttactcgggagtgttcttagccatgtttcatgaaaatcgatgtAGGTAACTAtgtggtttttcaaaattttaatgacTACATTGGTGGTGAAGACGCATAGGGGTATGATCGTGAGACTTTGTAGCACAAGAGATGTAAGCTGCACGTTGCCAAccctagtgcgttttcacattatccgatccgatatcggcgtcatatcggatgtcggaaggatttcaaaggcaacaatcaataaccacaaaattaaaattttgaaaaaacccccgaccgcgacatagtggaccgattttcatgaaacatggctaagagcactcccgactaactcagctttcaaacaaaaaaaaaaactaaatctaaacaggttcatccgttcgggagctacgatgccacagacagacaaacagacacgtcaaacttataacaggtACGTTACACaacgtatgggatatcggttctaTATCCGATATTGGagcggataatgtgaaaacgccttaagggccggttgcatgaGACACGTCAACGTCATGCAGCAGAATTGTATggaaatttccatacaaaaatattGCGAATGCTAAATTCGGTGAGAGACGGTTTTGCAAACTACTCTAAAGAGCGTTTGCGCAATCCGATCCGATGTAAGAAGGTCATTGAAGGTACATGTCAAAGATTagaggatatcggtcctacatccgatatcggatcggatagtgtgaaaacgtaCTACGTGCGGggcacagaactagatttagatagaagaaacaagttcatctatatATGCATAATAGGGGCCGAGCGCGAGCGTCTCAGATTTTGTGCTGAAgtagacggacaactcagtg
It encodes the following:
- the LOC125231287 gene encoding uncharacterized protein LOC125231287 produces the protein MPKAEKSKMEQQVLTAFIHMYRKLPFLWKKDHEHYLNKQFRMEGYKQLLEIYRNWDEECTINMVKKKIDNLRSNYLKEHKKVIASKIGGAEVYVPSLWYYTLLTFLDSQKSDDDDDIGSLSQDPLEDDGSENANIIVKIEPYSIINQHIVPDVEPINKTEPTLRQSRKRRLHRPLDRPRTSEPARKFVTKNKNNDSWDVAYGKSIGHQVKDLSGDQLVVCQKLISDCIFLAKLNKLNEHSQVVTPDVEPQFVGHSFEINE